In Helicobacter mastomyrinus, the sequence CACTAATGCCTCGCAGCCCTTCAAGGCGTCATATTTGCTTGATTCTAAAGTGATAGAATTAAGCTTATCTTTAAAATAAAATTGAGCTTGAGCTTGTGCCTTTGGGTCATATGCTTTGACTTTTGCCCCTCTCTTTAGCAGCTCACGCACTAGGACAAGAGAGCTTGCCTCGCGCATATCATCAGTTTCAGGCTTAAAGCTAAGCCCCCATACAGCAAAGCTTTTGCCCTCTAGCTTTTCCCCAAAATGCCGCATAATCTTTTCTACCAAAAGCATTTTTTGGGATTCATTGACATTTTGCACTGCTTTTAGAATCTGCGCTTCATAGCCATAATTTGCTGCACTTTTCTCTAATGCTCTTACATCTTTGGGGAAGCAGCTCCCGCCATAGCCGCAGCCCGGATAAATAAAGCTATATCCAATGCGAGAATCCGAGCCAATCCCCAAGCGCACATCATTGATATTTGCCCCCACACGCTCACAGATTTGACTCATTTCATTGATGAAGCTAATCTTTGTCGCAAGCATCGCGTTTGCGGCGTATTTTGTCATCTCTGCGGATTCTATTCCCATCGCGATTAATCTATCGCTTTTGAGCAAAAATGGCGCATACAGGGTTTTCATCACTTCTAGCGCACGATTAGAATCTGTTCCTATCACCACTCTATCGGGACTCATAAAATCTTTAATCGCTACACCCTCTTTTAAAAATTCAGGATTGCTTACCACATCAAAAGCTTGTGTAGATGTGGCACTTGAGCTTTGAGAATCTCCATTAATAGGCGTAATGCCACGATTTTGTAGGGCAGATTCTATAATCTTGCGGACTTTCCTCGCACTGCCCACAGGCACGGTGCTTTTATCTACGACTACGACATAGCTAGATTCTATATATGTGCCTATATCTGCAGCCACGCTCTCCACATAGGATAAATCCGCGCTGCCATCTTCGCCCATAGGTGTGCCTACCGCAATGAAAATCACCTCCGCATTTTGCAGGGCAAACTTTTTATCCGTGGTAAAATGCAATGTCTCTAGTGCGACATTTTCTTTTATCATTGATTCTAAGCCCGGCTCATAGATGGGAATCTC encodes:
- a CDS encoding UDP-glucose/GDP-mannose dehydrogenase family protein; protein product: MLVAIVGSGYVGLVAGTCFAQMGNKVICLDVDSQKIERLLRGEIPIYEPGLESMIKENVALETLHFTTDKKFALQNAEVIFIAVGTPMGEDGSADLSYVESVAADIGTYIESSYVVVVDKSTVPVGSARKVRKIIESALQNRGITPINGDSQSSSATSTQAFDVVSNPEFLKEGVAIKDFMSPDRVVIGTDSNRALEVMKTLYAPFLLKSDRLIAMGIESAEMTKYAANAMLATKISFINEMSQICERVGANINDVRLGIGSDSRIGYSFIYPGCGYGGSCFPKDVRALEKSAANYGYEAQILKAVQNVNESQKMLLVEKIMRHFGEKLEGKSFAVWGLSFKPETDDMREASSLVLVRELLKRGAKVKAYDPKAQAQAQFYFKDKLNSITLESSKYDALKGCEALVLLTEWREFRSPDFEEIKKLLNNPIIFDGRNIYQHCQLANKGFSYYQIGVSN